GATAGAGTAGAGAGAAGAAAGTAGGGTTACAGGGTGGTAACTAATCCAAGGTCAAGAGGAGAGTTACAACCATGTCACTACTTTCAACTAAAGGCTATGGAGGATGGACTATCAAGATGAACCATGTGTAGTTGGCCAATGACTGTTGGCCAATTACTGTCAAAAAATGGGAAATTTTTTTTTCTGTCCATTCAGTGCTGGTATCCTGTTAGAGGTAGCTTTCCTCTTATTTTGCACAGATCTAGGTCCCCTAGACTTGTGCTTAaaaggggggcaatgtcatgacccatgcctttgctggcatgtctcctgaccaagccacctactaataggatattccacggtctttagaaggccgcatatactcacatatatgcagtcagaactgtcattactctaagggctcatgacttagagactgacagtccaccagggtcacatgacctccccccctccagtcctttatcaaatactatactaaactactacggatttgaggtggggggggggatgacataatctcttctataataatatattattcagaccttgcccgcgggcattaacattggcccgcggctaggggggcggggggagtgcaacgtcccccagcaatatatattattcatatatcactgtgcatcacatatactatatatatctttgacagtggatatatatggtaataacctttccagatatgggttatgacatactgttataacctccttacatataccattggaattgcctgaattttctattatttttaatattttttacggacttaatatcttatgttttttgatcacgtgatctcggcgcttattatgccgagatgccgtgccaagggcgcttaggaggaatccacgcttctgcgcagcccacagcacgcttctcatttgttttccttacttctttctctcatgcgcacagaccatgtagatagtgtgctttatctatatatacagcaggaaaattgcttggaaaccccaagtcaattttaccttgtctcttactcattagagaaggtagccagccagctaagtagcaggccccctaagtagttcacaCGCTCACCCCTTAcatttacctaccacacctcccaggcctaaggccccattgtcctcagtagttagtagtagaccgccctaagcggtagtagtatagcctaagACAGTAGATCACATAAgttgcctgtagtagtacggccttaagcgcccgctcccactagcgtgtacccaccttacagtggtgtacaacaagtaccctccaagtaccatcaatatgccaaggtatttggagaagaagaattcaataagcttcctccCCACAGGCACTACaatattgggattgaactcacaGAAGAGGGACCCCTCAACTTGCCTCTttacagcatgactgacaCCAAGTCcatcacactcaaggactggctcagggacaaattaaaggctgggaagatctgccccagcaaatcctcaatcagttcccccatcatgtttgtccctaagaaggatggttcctgccgcctggttgttgactaccgttgCCTCAACAATTGGACCAAAAAGAATGTTTACCCACTCCCCCGTCCTGATGACctaatggcccagctccgtggcgccaaggtcttcactaaATTGGACTTACaatggggatacaacaatgtccgtgtTAAGGAAGGGGACAAGTGGAAGACCGCTTTCCACACCAAGTACGGGCTATACAAGTCtctggtcatgacctttggcctgacaaacgcccccgccgccttccagcacttcatgaatgaactGTTCAAAGACTTGTTggacgtatgcgtcatcatttaccttgatgacattctaatttactccaaggatgacgcatctcacgcacaacacgttcatgaggtcctgaAACGGTTAATGGACAACCAGTTGTTTTGCAAGGCATCaaaatgtaccttccacgtcaccttggtagaatacctggggatcattgtattggataaggggttcagtctggataagctcaaaatccaggcagtgcAAGAATGGCCGGTACCCACCAAGGTAAAggaagtccaattgttcctagggtttgccaatttcctccattgatttgttgccaactttagtcacCTGGCCAGACCATTGCACAATCTGGTTAAGAAGGATACAatctggaaatgggataccaaggaacaggaagcctttCAGGGGCTgaaggacgccatcaccaacgctcCGGTCCTTTGTCACGCTGACCCAACTAGACcatacttcctggaaacagatgcatccggcgcagccttgggttccatactcagccaacgacAGGAAGACGGTCGTCTACACCCTCTTGGGTTTCTgttggaatcattcaaaggggcagagcagaactatgacacccacaacaaggagctcctagcaatcatctgctcctttgagtattggcgtatcttcttggaaggaacagcTCACCCCATCACggtcttcaccaatcaccggaacttggaatattggaaggaatcccaaacgttcaaccgccgccatgccagatggcacctactactaGCTGgctataacttccagattgtgtaCAGGCCCagaaaacaatcaggaaagccagatgCCTTGTCACAACAAGCGGATCATGCGGATATCCCACCAGAACCCCAGTCCATGTTACCAGACCCGGTGTTTGCCAATATTGCCTTAGTTACACCAGAGAAGGAGCTGCAACGGCATATCAAGTCATCCCTAGATCAAGacgagtccctggaggaaatcctccaattcctgcagaacaagtccaaagcacccccctccatcaaatGCGTGTTTAAGGATTATGAGATGGAGGCTGGACTGCTCTTCTatcaaggacaaattgtagtCCCTGATGTTGGAACACTGAGAACGGACCTACTCTGCATCTTCCACGATAgccccctggcaggacatccgggGAGACAGTGCACTCTagagttggtatcaaggagctactactggcccggcaTCTGTGCTGATacgtattggcatgtggactcctgtgaGATATGCCAACAAATTAGAAAGCCCAAATACGTGTCTATTCCTCCTcagccccttgaactccctGTTAGACCCTGGCAGCACGTATCTtacgacatgatagtagatctTCCTAAGGGCAGAAGCAACAACTCAATCCTAGTAATTGTTGACAGCTTCACAAAGTACAGGATATTTgtaaaatgctccaagaaactcaaggcacccaagTTAGCGGAACTATTCCTGGAGAACGTATGGAAGCGCCATGGCATGCCGGAAAAAACCATATCCAACAGAGGAAGAGttttcaacaacaagttcttaCGGGctctgtacaaacgccttggcattgatCTGCACTTCTCCTCCGCCTATCATCCCCAGAGCAACGGGCAAACGGAACGCGTCAATCCCTCTAtcaaacacttcctcagggcgtactcaggggtaaaccAAAAGGACTGGACCAGATGGCTTCCAATGGCA
The nucleotide sequence above comes from Rhizoctonia solani chromosome 3, complete sequence. Encoded proteins:
- a CDS encoding Retrotransposable element Tf2 protein, with translation MTDTKSITLKDWLRDKLKAGKICPSKSSISSPIMFVPKKDGSCRLVVDYRCLNNWTKKNVYPLPRPDDLMAQLRGAKVFTKLDLQWGYNNVRVKEGDKWKTAFHTKYGLYKSLVMTFGLTNAPAAFQHFMNELFKDLLDVCVIIYLDDILIYSKDDASHAQHVHEVLKRLMDNQLFCKASKCTFHVTLVEYLGIIVLDKGFSLDKLKIQAVQEWPVPTKVKEVQLFLGHLARPLHNLVKKDTIWKWDTKEQEAFQGLKDAITNAPVLCHADPTRPYFLETDASGAALGSILSQRQEDGRLHPLGFLLESFKGAEQNYDTHNKELLAIICSFEYWRIFLEGTAHPITVFTNHRNLEYWKESQTFNRRHARWHLLLAGYNFQIVYRPRKQSGKPDALSQQADHADIPPEPQSMLPDPVFANIALVTPEKELQRHIKSSLDQDESLEEILQFLQNKSKAPPSIKCVFKDYEMEAGLLFYQGQIVVPDVGTLRTDLLCIFHDSPLAGHPGRQCTLELVSRSYYWPGICADTYWHVDSCEICQQIRKPKYVSIPPQPLELPVRPWQHVSYDMIVDLPKGRSNNSILVIVDSFTKYRIFVKCSKKLKAPKLAELFLENVWKRHGMPEKTISNRGRVFNNKFLRALYKRLGIDLHFSSAYHPQSNGQTERVNPSIKHFLRAYSGVNQKDWTRWLPMAEFAYNNAVHSSTGKTPFKALYGWEPTLTPSNIPTDVPEADDLAQTMEAQWKEVESALRQSKQQMMTGESGSPTEFEIGEEAWLDAKNVNLKTLSPKLTEQRLGPFKVIEKISNRACRLELPPTMRIHNVFYVGLLSKVKRDKKRAFENCPPPVTVDGEEEYKVEGITNAEERNGKWFFQVKWKGKLKNAKKTLQKYEKDMKKKALGAAKALRGGAVL